A region from the Aegilops tauschii subsp. strangulata cultivar AL8/78 chromosome 5, Aet v6.0, whole genome shotgun sequence genome encodes:
- the LOC109736328 gene encoding SKP1-like protein 1B: MAYAAAATPEKKLMLRSSDGVEFLVEETVAIESQTIKHMVEDDCANNIIPLPNVKAEILTMVIKYCKQHVQKRGAEPTDSTAKASEWDLKTFDKEFVEVEQRVLFDLILAANYLDIKGLMDLTCQKVAVMIKKMTPEEIRKTLNIKNDLTKEEVDELRRKNQWAFE; this comes from the exons ATGGCgtacgcggcggcggcgacaccGGAGAAGAAGCTCATGTTGAGGAGCTCCGACGGCGTGGAGTTTTTGGTGGAGGAGACGGTGGCTATCGAGTCACAGACCATCAAGCACATGGTCGAGGATGACTGCGCCAACAACATCATCCCCCTCCCCAACGTCAAAGCCGAGATCCTTACCATGGTCATCAAGTACTGCAAGCAGCACGTCCAGAAGCGCGGAGCTGAACCCACAGACTCCACCGCCAAGGCCTCCGAGTGGGACCTCAAGACCTTCGACAAGGAGTTCGTCGAAGTCGAACAACGCGTCCTCTTCGACCTCATCTTG GCTGCGAACTACCTGGACATCAAGGGGCTGATGGATCTTACCTGCCAGAAGGTCGCTGTCATGATAAAGAAGATGACTCCAGAGGAGATCCGTAAGACCTTAAACATCAAGAACGACCTCACCAAAGAGGAAGTGGATGAACTCCGAAGGAAGAACCAGTGGGCCTTCGAATGA
- the LOC109736344 gene encoding SKP1-like protein 1A isoform X2, with amino-acid sequence MSTHGDNGKKLTLRSSDGEEFVVEETVAMESQTIKHMVEDDCANNIIPLPNVKAEIIAMVIKYCKQHVQKHRAEATDSTAKASERDLKTFDKDFIDVEQRILFDLILAANYLDIKGLLDLTCQKVADMIKGMTPEEIRKTFIIKNDLTKEEVDELRMKNQWAFK; translated from the exons ATGAgtactcatggtgacaatggg AAGAAGCTCACGCTGAGGAGCTCCGACGGCGAGGAGTTTGTGGTGGAGGAGACGGTGGCGATGGAGTCACAGACCATCAAGCACATGGTCGAGGATGACTGCGCCAACAACATCATCCCCCTCCCCAACGTCAAAGCCGAGATCATTGCCATGGTCATCAAGTACTGCAAGCAGCACGTCCAGAAGCACAGAGCCGAAGCCACAGACTCCACCGCCAAGGCCTCCGAGCGGGACCTCAAGACCTTCGACAAGGATTTCATCGACGTCGAGCAACGCATCCTCTTCGACCTCATCTT GGCTGCGAACTACCTGGACATCAAGGGCTTGCTGGATCTGACCTGCCAGAAGGTCGCTGACATGATAAAGGGGATGACTCCAGAGGAGATCCGCAAGACCTTCATCATCAAGAACGACCTCACCAAAGAGGAAGTGGATGAACTCCGGATGAAGAACCAGTGGGCCTTCAAGTGA
- the LOC109736344 gene encoding SKP1-like protein 1A isoform X1: protein MADVAAVTPEKKLTLRSSDGEEFVVEETVAMESQTIKHMVEDDCANNIIPLPNVKAEIIAMVIKYCKQHVQKHRAEATDSTAKASERDLKTFDKDFIDVEQRILFDLILAANYLDIKGLLDLTCQKVADMIKGMTPEEIRKTFIIKNDLTKEEVDELRMKNQWAFK from the exons ATGGCGGACGTGGCGGCGGTGACACCGGAGAAGAAGCTCACGCTGAGGAGCTCCGACGGCGAGGAGTTTGTGGTGGAGGAGACGGTGGCGATGGAGTCACAGACCATCAAGCACATGGTCGAGGATGACTGCGCCAACAACATCATCCCCCTCCCCAACGTCAAAGCCGAGATCATTGCCATGGTCATCAAGTACTGCAAGCAGCACGTCCAGAAGCACAGAGCCGAAGCCACAGACTCCACCGCCAAGGCCTCCGAGCGGGACCTCAAGACCTTCGACAAGGATTTCATCGACGTCGAGCAACGCATCCTCTTCGACCTCATCTT GGCTGCGAACTACCTGGACATCAAGGGCTTGCTGGATCTGACCTGCCAGAAGGTCGCTGACATGATAAAGGGGATGACTCCAGAGGAGATCCGCAAGACCTTCATCATCAAGAACGACCTCACCAAAGAGGAAGTGGATGAACTCCGGATGAAGAACCAGTGGGCCTTCAAGTGA